One Labilithrix sp. DNA window includes the following coding sequences:
- a CDS encoding sigma-54-dependent Fis family transcriptional regulator, which produces MLPEKKQVLIVDDEPNLRKILAAQLSRDGYDVLLAEDGEEGLALLREHHIDLVVTDLRMPKIDGMTLLREALAEQPELPIVMITAHGTVDTAVEALKLGAFDYLTKPFDKDEVRAIVGKALKTRELAGEEPSAAIPVATSASADSTAEIEKTEGARFGIIGQSAGLTELYAVLERVADSPTTVLITGESGTGKELVARALHDHSSRRGKPFIKVNCAAIPKELIESELFGYERGAFTGAVTSKPGRFELANGGTLFLDEIGEIPVEMQVKLLRALQESEFERVGGIKTMRVDVRLVAATNRDLKKLIAQGAFREDLFYRLNVVSIRLPALRERASDTPLLVGHFLKKFNERLKKNVTGVEPEALDLLSAYTWPGNIRELENVMERAVLFCDASKLRVEDLPSELRGPGAMSGATPLPMTVEAGVDLASLSGEGGLKEHVKVAMSRLERDLVSRALKQTNNNVTHAARLLKISRKGLQLKMKELGLREANDKGD; this is translated from the coding sequence ATGCTTCCCGAGAAGAAGCAGGTGCTGATCGTCGATGACGAGCCGAACCTGCGGAAGATCCTGGCCGCTCAGCTCTCGCGCGACGGCTATGACGTGCTCCTCGCCGAGGACGGCGAAGAGGGGCTCGCGCTCCTCCGCGAACATCACATCGACCTCGTCGTCACCGACCTCCGCATGCCGAAGATCGACGGGATGACGCTCCTGCGCGAGGCGCTCGCGGAGCAGCCCGAGCTCCCGATCGTCATGATCACCGCGCACGGCACGGTGGACACCGCGGTCGAGGCGCTGAAGCTCGGGGCCTTCGACTACCTCACGAAGCCGTTCGACAAGGACGAGGTCCGCGCGATCGTCGGCAAGGCGCTGAAGACGCGCGAGCTCGCAGGGGAGGAGCCGTCGGCCGCGATCCCGGTCGCCACGTCGGCGAGCGCGGACTCGACCGCCGAGATCGAGAAGACGGAGGGGGCGCGGTTCGGCATCATCGGCCAGTCGGCGGGGCTCACCGAGCTCTACGCCGTCCTCGAGCGCGTCGCGGACTCGCCCACCACCGTCCTCATCACCGGCGAGAGCGGCACCGGGAAGGAGCTCGTCGCGCGCGCGCTCCACGATCACTCGTCGCGCCGCGGAAAACCCTTCATCAAGGTGAACTGCGCCGCGATCCCGAAGGAGCTGATCGAGAGCGAGCTCTTCGGCTACGAGCGCGGCGCCTTCACCGGCGCGGTCACGAGCAAGCCGGGGCGCTTCGAGCTCGCCAACGGCGGCACGCTGTTCCTCGACGAGATCGGCGAGATCCCGGTCGAGATGCAGGTGAAGCTCCTCCGCGCGCTGCAGGAGAGCGAGTTCGAGCGCGTCGGCGGGATCAAGACGATGCGCGTCGACGTGCGCCTCGTCGCGGCGACGAACCGCGACCTGAAGAAGCTCATCGCGCAGGGCGCGTTCCGCGAGGACCTCTTCTACCGCCTGAACGTCGTGTCGATCCGGCTGCCCGCGCTGCGCGAGCGCGCGAGCGACACGCCGCTCCTCGTCGGTCACTTCCTCAAGAAGTTCAACGAGCGGCTGAAGAAGAACGTCACCGGCGTCGAGCCCGAGGCGCTCGACCTCCTCAGCGCGTACACGTGGCCGGGCAACATCCGCGAGCTCGAGAACGTGATGGAGCGCGCGGTCCTCTTCTGCGACGCGTCGAAGCTCCGGGTCGAAGACCTCCCGAGCGAGCTCCGCGGCCCCGGCGCGATGTCGGGCGCGACGCCGCTCCCGATGACGGTGGAGGCCGGCGTCGATCTCGCGTCGCTCTCGGGCGAAGGCGGCCTCAAGGAGCACGTGAAGGTCGCGATGAGCCGCCTCGAGCGGGACCTCGTGAGCCGCGCGCTCAAGCAGACCAACAACAACGTCACCCACGCCGCGCGCCTCCTCAAGATCTCGCGCAAAGGCCTCCAGCTCAAGATGAAGGAGCTCGGGCTCCGGGAAGCGAACGACAAGGGCGACTGA